A window of Ignavibacterium sp. contains these coding sequences:
- a CDS encoding SIR2 family protein, producing MKTAIFFGAGASRAEGAPLQGELFKEYFKFIRADKPTYYTTEMERELRAFFHLMFSIDVDNSDLAKIKFPTFEEVLGVLDLAIQRNETLKNYDLDNIASNNNRLRNVRLHIIMSMAQIIHEKLKSYKSLHEELCKKLATSNLIKDVIFLTTNYDILIDNALTKLVDDPFKLTLDYGIDFVNFLAEDDWKAPKQNSVKLFKLHGSLNWLYCPTCNNITLTPKEKGVIRLLPDMYGQEKKNCSHCDSLFVPMIIPPSFFKNMNNAFLSIIWNKVEQELRDVNHIIFCGYSFPDADIHIKYLLKRIQTNRKTRIKFTVINNHNGKKNANKREEELRYKRFLGPRVNYTDLSFEQFCDHPQDFLC from the coding sequence TTGAAAACAGCAATATTTTTTGGAGCTGGTGCTTCTAGAGCAGAAGGCGCCCCTTTGCAGGGAGAATTATTTAAGGAGTACTTTAAATTCATTCGTGCTGACAAACCTACTTACTACACGACTGAAATGGAAAGGGAATTAAGGGCGTTCTTCCATTTAATGTTTTCTATAGATGTGGATAATTCTGATTTGGCTAAAATTAAATTTCCAACATTTGAGGAAGTGTTAGGTGTTTTAGATCTTGCAATTCAAAGGAATGAGACTTTAAAGAATTATGATTTAGATAATATTGCTTCAAATAATAATAGGCTTAGAAATGTAAGATTGCACATAATTATGTCTATGGCTCAGATCATTCATGAAAAGCTAAAATCCTACAAATCTCTGCACGAAGAGCTTTGTAAAAAACTAGCCACGTCAAACTTGATAAAAGATGTGATTTTCTTAACTACTAATTATGATATTTTAATTGATAATGCATTGACTAAACTGGTTGATGATCCCTTCAAGTTAACATTAGACTACGGGATAGATTTTGTTAATTTTTTAGCAGAAGATGACTGGAAAGCCCCAAAACAAAATTCAGTAAAATTGTTTAAGCTTCACGGATCTTTAAATTGGTTATATTGTCCCACCTGTAACAACATTACTCTTACTCCTAAAGAAAAAGGAGTCATTAGGCTATTACCAGACATGTATGGCCAAGAAAAGAAGAATTGTTCTCATTGTGATAGTTTATTTGTACCTATGATAATTCCACCATCATTCTTTAAAAATATGAATAATGCATTTCTCAGTATAATCTGGAACAAAGTTGAACAAGAATTAAGAGATGTAAACCACATTATATTCTGTGGCTATTCATTTCCTGACGCTGATATACACATAAAATATTTATTAAAAAGAATACAAACTAATCGAAAAACTAGAATTAAATTTACAGTTATTAATAATCATAATGGTAAGAAAAATGCTAATAAAAGAGAAGAGGAATTAAGATATAAAAGATTTTTGGGACCTCGTGTCAACTATACTGATTTATCTTTTGAGCAATTCTGTGATCATCCACAAGATTTTTTATGTTGA
- a CDS encoding AAA family ATPase, which produces MSSWIPIYREIAKKLLEYKNNRKPLIEILNDLNNKGYATINLKDEERPKVEIPLEDIDPFTFIANFNRGGNENRIKILSHLKDLWNLTTKLPSDFDGIPVVNPMNSWFFGYKYHRRENDIENLWQIFEQGIKGANFISVELFNNCLRQRGISYNLTIGLYWINPDEFMPLDGKSRKYLSERLSLPKSDFDLSKIKWEGYISILKKIKQVLNQSYFEISHKAWLETHLKKTKEVNDKKEKDYKPEKKNINEPTLYSLNTILYGPSGTGKTYATREMALQILGINTKALTREEISELFKKYSEEGRIEFITFHQSFSYEDFMEGIKPVVSESEDEENSTINYEIEDGIFKKLCIRAKKRISTGKSVQYNPNQVKYYKMSLGGKNNPHIHNWCIQNNYAAVGWGRKNNYSDFIGITDWKNFRDKFKEMYPELYEKSRFNVQAIYTFINMKKGDIVLATKGNHKIDAIGIVDGDYEFREDSQIEFCHLRKVNWVLKDLNGSVDEFITKNVTQQAIYEFDSEDIKKEYIKELITSDNKQSDNYILIIDEINRGNVSAIFGELITLIEADKRTNQTEELTIKLPYSKKPFSVPNNLYIIGTMNTADRSVEALDTALRRRFTFIEKAPEPSLLSQEPYRCEGIDLEKMLEVINYRLEKLLDKDHRIGHSYFMNINDKKNPLPELKNIFKQKIIPLLQEYFYGNPERIGLVLGTAFVKKVDISKISFKAGFDNEESYLDDKPIYEINIPDNLESFINIYA; this is translated from the coding sequence ATGTCATCCTGGATACCAATTTACCGTGAAATAGCTAAAAAACTGCTTGAGTATAAAAATAATCGGAAACCACTGATTGAAATACTTAATGATTTAAATAACAAAGGGTATGCAACAATAAATTTGAAGGACGAAGAACGCCCAAAAGTTGAAATTCCTTTAGAAGATATCGATCCTTTTACATTTATAGCTAATTTTAATAGGGGCGGAAATGAAAACAGAATCAAAATTCTGTCTCATTTAAAAGATTTATGGAATTTAACTACAAAGCTGCCTTCAGATTTTGATGGTATTCCTGTTGTTAATCCGATGAATTCTTGGTTTTTTGGCTATAAGTATCATAGACGAGAAAATGATATAGAAAATCTATGGCAAATTTTTGAACAAGGTATTAAAGGAGCTAATTTTATTAGTGTGGAACTTTTCAACAACTGTCTTCGACAGAGGGGAATTTCTTACAATTTAACAATCGGTCTTTATTGGATAAATCCAGATGAATTTATGCCCCTTGATGGAAAATCACGAAAGTATTTGAGTGAACGATTATCATTACCAAAATCTGATTTTGACTTAAGCAAAATAAAATGGGAGGGGTATATAAGTATATTGAAGAAAATTAAACAGGTATTAAATCAAAGTTATTTTGAAATTTCCCATAAAGCTTGGCTTGAAACTCATTTAAAAAAAACAAAGGAAGTGAATGATAAAAAGGAAAAAGATTATAAGCCCGAAAAGAAAAACATCAATGAGCCCACCTTATATAGTTTAAACACTATTCTCTACGGACCATCTGGAACCGGAAAGACTTATGCAACAAGAGAAATGGCATTACAAATTTTAGGTATCAATACCAAGGCCTTAACAAGGGAGGAAATTTCAGAACTCTTCAAGAAATATTCTGAAGAAGGTAGGATTGAGTTTATTACATTCCATCAGTCATTTAGCTATGAAGATTTTATGGAAGGAATAAAGCCGGTAGTAAGTGAATCCGAGGATGAAGAAAATAGTACAATTAATTATGAGATCGAAGATGGAATCTTTAAGAAATTATGTATCAGAGCTAAAAAAAGAATTAGTACAGGTAAATCCGTTCAATATAACCCTAATCAAGTGAAATATTATAAGATGTCACTTGGTGGTAAAAATAATCCTCATATTCATAATTGGTGTATTCAAAACAATTATGCTGCTGTCGGTTGGGGAAGGAAAAATAATTACTCGGATTTTATTGGTATTACAGATTGGAAAAATTTTAGGGATAAATTTAAGGAAATGTATCCTGAATTATATGAAAAAAGCCGATTTAACGTTCAAGCAATATACACTTTTATTAATATGAAAAAAGGAGATATTGTTTTAGCTACAAAAGGTAATCATAAAATAGATGCTATAGGAATTGTTGATGGTGATTATGAGTTTAGAGAGGATTCACAGATCGAATTTTGCCATTTAAGAAAAGTTAATTGGGTTCTAAAAGATCTAAATGGATCTGTAGATGAATTCATAACCAAAAATGTAACACAACAAGCTATTTATGAATTTGATAGTGAAGACATTAAGAAAGAATATATTAAGGAATTAATTACATCAGATAATAAACAATCCGATAATTATATTTTAATTATTGACGAGATAAATAGAGGGAATGTTTCTGCAATATTTGGCGAATTAATAACTTTAATCGAAGCGGATAAAAGGACTAATCAAACTGAAGAATTAACAATTAAATTACCCTATTCGAAAAAACCATTTTCTGTACCAAATAATCTTTACATAATTGGTACAATGAATACTGCCGATAGAAGTGTGGAAGCATTGGATACCGCGCTAAGAAGAAGGTTTACCTTTATTGAGAAAGCTCCAGAACCAAGTTTACTTTCTCAGGAACCTTATAGATGTGAAGGCATTGATTTAGAAAAAATGTTAGAGGTCATAAACTATCGATTGGAGAAATTATTAGATAAGGATCATAGAATTGGTCATTCATATTTTATGAATATTAATGATAAAAAAAATCCTCTCCCCGAATTAAAAAATATATTCAAGCAAAAAATAATTCCGTTATTACAAGAATATTTCTATGGCAATCCAGAACGCATAGGTTTAGTTCTCGGTACTGCATTTGTGAAAAAAGTAGATATTTCAAAAATTAGTTTCAAAGCCGGATTTGATAACGAAGAAAGCTATCTAGATGATAAGCCTATTTATGAAATTAATATACCTGATAATTTAGAGTCATTCATTAATATTTATGCCTAG
- a CDS encoding DUF499 domain-containing protein, whose amino-acid sequence MKAFHTIAIPHKDILQGRLELNVFAADLHEVSQNKGSDEYRNSKIFFEKTYLTNGLNHLLNVVERRIKGNGGDPVIQLQTPFGGGKTHSLIALFHKANEWKANKVVIVGEKIEPTDTLWGLIEKQLTGKITRFKEKYAPGGDALKELLSAHQPLLILMDEVLQYITRAAAVKVEASNLAAQSIAFMQALTETVSQIPNAALLLSLPSSVPEHYDENAEKLYYQLQKVSGRVEKIYTPVEDSEITKIIRRRLFSSVDEKEAEKIVKEYVNYLENQNLLPEHTQPSEYREQFLSSYPFIPDVIDVLYKRWGTFPQFQRTRGVLRLLAQVIASLKNSNNPYITLADFDLSNQEIRQELIKHIESTFNGVIASDITDKNSGAEKVNSKLGTAYQGLSLGTRTATTIFMYSHSGGAVKGAQAVEVKRSAVTSNIESAVIDSVFDYLEKELFFLQKFNDRYFFSNMPNINKILLTYIDNIKDNEVAEYELELLKQKSNSQYLKVYLWEEKSNNIPDDEHLKLVIIKSDDKELINELIKKKGAYPRTKPNTVFVLFPSELDKGNFIHQIKRKIAYENILNAPNLNLSSEQKKNINKELDKLESAIYESLRKYYRLVAVPTKDDFKEIDLGIPTYGDSKSLADEVYEKLLNEKEILEKLAPNALKIQFLKGNDYVSTESIYNACLSTPGLFRFSSRNVLENSIVQGIREGIFGLGLIENEKPVCKHFKEPATIYFDTNEIIIKDSICIEQKEREKKEREGETGQKTDANEPSGNTPDKLPSKKEEDEKYFEQLSLNFELPKGKVSSILGLLNYLQTKYEHLKIHIQASDGKLTKEEYEDKIKEAFRQAGINIRENN is encoded by the coding sequence ATGAAGGCTTTTCACACAATAGCAATTCCCCATAAAGATATTTTGCAGGGAAGATTAGAACTAAATGTTTTTGCTGCAGACTTGCACGAAGTCAGTCAAAACAAAGGTTCGGATGAGTACAGAAACAGCAAAATATTTTTTGAAAAGACATATCTGACAAATGGATTAAACCATCTGCTTAATGTTGTAGAAAGACGAATAAAAGGCAACGGTGGAGACCCTGTAATACAACTACAAACCCCCTTTGGCGGCGGTAAAACCCACTCTCTTATTGCTTTGTTTCATAAAGCCAATGAATGGAAAGCAAATAAAGTTGTGATTGTAGGCGAAAAAATAGAGCCGACCGATACACTATGGGGTTTAATTGAAAAGCAATTAACAGGTAAAATAACAAGATTCAAAGAAAAATACGCTCCAGGCGGCGACGCTTTGAAAGAACTTCTTTCAGCGCATCAACCTCTCTTGATTTTAATGGACGAAGTATTGCAATATATTACCAGAGCTGCTGCAGTTAAGGTTGAAGCTTCTAATCTTGCGGCGCAGTCGATTGCCTTTATGCAGGCATTAACAGAAACGGTAAGTCAAATCCCAAATGCTGCATTGCTGCTTTCCTTGCCATCGAGCGTTCCCGAACATTATGATGAAAATGCCGAAAAGCTATATTATCAGCTTCAGAAAGTCTCCGGCAGAGTTGAAAAAATTTATACGCCGGTTGAAGATAGTGAAATTACAAAAATCATAAGAAGAAGATTATTTAGTTCAGTAGATGAAAAAGAGGCAGAAAAAATTGTAAAAGAATATGTCAATTATCTCGAAAATCAAAATCTTTTACCTGAGCATACTCAACCATCGGAATATCGAGAACAATTTTTATCATCTTATCCTTTCATTCCTGATGTGATTGATGTATTATACAAAAGATGGGGAACATTCCCACAGTTTCAGCGAACACGGGGAGTTCTCAGATTATTGGCTCAAGTTATTGCATCTCTTAAAAATTCAAACAATCCTTACATCACTTTGGCAGATTTTGATTTGAGCAATCAGGAAATTAGACAGGAATTAATAAAGCACATCGAATCGACATTTAATGGAGTAATTGCTTCTGATATTACCGATAAAAATTCTGGCGCGGAAAAGGTTAATTCAAAATTAGGAACTGCGTATCAGGGTTTATCCTTAGGTACAAGAACCGCTACAACTATATTTATGTACTCTCATTCCGGCGGCGCGGTTAAGGGAGCTCAGGCGGTAGAAGTAAAAAGATCGGCAGTAACATCAAATATCGAATCAGCTGTGATAGATTCTGTTTTTGATTATCTTGAAAAAGAACTTTTCTTCCTGCAAAAGTTCAATGACAGATACTTCTTTTCTAATATGCCAAACATTAATAAAATTCTTCTTACATATATAGATAATATTAAAGATAATGAAGTGGCTGAATATGAATTGGAATTATTAAAGCAAAAATCTAATAGTCAGTATCTTAAAGTCTACTTATGGGAAGAAAAATCAAATAACATTCCAGACGATGAACATCTTAAATTGGTAATTATTAAGAGCGATGATAAGGAATTAATAAATGAATTAATTAAAAAGAAAGGCGCTTATCCCAGAACTAAACCAAATACTGTTTTTGTGTTATTTCCCTCAGAATTAGACAAAGGGAATTTTATTCATCAGATTAAAAGAAAAATAGCTTATGAAAATATTTTAAACGCGCCTAACCTTAATCTATCTTCTGAGCAGAAAAAAAATATTAATAAAGAACTCGATAAATTAGAATCAGCAATTTATGAATCGCTTCGAAAATATTATCGTCTTGTCGCTGTGCCGACAAAAGATGATTTTAAAGAAATCGATTTGGGCATTCCCACTTATGGTGATAGCAAATCTTTAGCTGATGAAGTTTATGAAAAACTATTAAATGAAAAAGAGATACTTGAGAAACTTGCGCCAAATGCGCTAAAAATACAATTCCTAAAGGGGAATGATTATGTATCGACCGAATCAATTTATAATGCTTGTTTAAGTACGCCAGGATTATTCAGATTTTCAAGCCGTAATGTATTGGAGAATTCAATAGTACAGGGCATTCGGGAAGGAATCTTCGGATTAGGTCTAATTGAGAATGAGAAACCTGTTTGCAAGCATTTTAAAGAACCCGCTACTATTTATTTTGATACGAATGAAATAATTATTAAAGATTCAATTTGCATAGAACAAAAGGAAAGAGAAAAAAAAGAACGGGAGGGAGAAACTGGTCAAAAAACTGACGCTAATGAACCAAGCGGCAATACTCCAGATAAACTGCCATCAAAAAAAGAAGAAGATGAAAAATATTTTGAACAATTATCATTAAATTTTGAACTACCCAAAGGAAAAGTCAGTTCGATTTTAGGATTACTAAATTATCTGCAAACAAAATATGAGCATTTAAAAATACATATCCAGGCATCGGATGGAAAATTAACAAAAGAGGAATATGAGGATAAAATAAAAGAGGCATTCAGACAAGCTGGAATAAATATCAGAGAAAATAATTAA